Proteins encoded together in one Microbacterium sp. ABRD28 window:
- a CDS encoding alanine racemase, with the protein MTGSVLEVDLDLFAMNLARVRAAIAPAELMLVVKNDAYGHGVDAVVARARREGVRWFGAFDLVTGARVRTGAGGDARIFVWIADTPEQVAAAIELDLDIGVGDRRLLDDIAARRGGPRPARVHLKIDTGLRRNGVRPEEWSEFVSIAAAAERAGSLIVEGIWSHIAEASDEDDDIARDRFEQALRTAETAGLRPRWRHLAASAAAFARPEFRYDIARVGAFCYGIRPAGGPDEAELGVKPIARWVAPVVEVAGDVVRIGVGARDGLFSTLASRADVATPAGPRRLLTVAGAMSEVAAWPGADIGDRVVVYGDAGRNEETATSLAETIDSIGEEVAVRVSPLVPRQYRGVR; encoded by the coding sequence ATGACCGGATCGGTCCTCGAAGTCGACCTCGACCTGTTCGCGATGAACCTCGCTCGGGTCCGCGCGGCGATCGCGCCCGCCGAGCTCATGCTCGTGGTCAAGAACGATGCGTACGGGCACGGCGTGGACGCCGTGGTCGCACGTGCGCGACGGGAGGGTGTCCGCTGGTTCGGAGCCTTCGACCTCGTGACGGGCGCGCGGGTGCGAACAGGAGCGGGCGGGGACGCGCGCATCTTCGTGTGGATCGCCGATACGCCCGAGCAGGTCGCTGCCGCGATCGAACTGGACCTCGACATCGGGGTGGGCGATCGCCGACTCCTCGACGACATCGCCGCTCGGCGCGGGGGCCCGCGCCCCGCACGGGTTCATCTCAAGATCGATACGGGGCTGCGCCGCAACGGCGTCCGGCCGGAGGAGTGGTCGGAGTTCGTCTCGATCGCCGCGGCCGCCGAACGCGCGGGGAGCCTCATCGTCGAGGGGATCTGGAGCCACATCGCCGAAGCATCCGACGAGGACGACGACATCGCGCGGGACCGGTTCGAACAGGCTCTGCGGACCGCGGAGACCGCGGGGCTCCGGCCCCGCTGGCGCCACCTCGCAGCCAGCGCCGCGGCGTTCGCCCGACCGGAGTTCCGTTACGACATCGCCCGGGTCGGGGCGTTCTGCTACGGCATCCGTCCCGCGGGCGGGCCCGACGAGGCCGAGCTCGGAGTGAAGCCCATCGCCCGCTGGGTGGCGCCCGTCGTCGAGGTGGCCGGCGACGTGGTGCGCATCGGCGTGGGTGCGCGCGACGGGCTGTTCAGCACCCTGGCGTCGCGGGCCGATGTCGCGACGCCCGCCGGGCCGCGCCGGCTCCTCACCGTCGCCGGGGCGATGTCGGAGGTCGCCGCATGGCCGGGGGCCGACATCGGTGACCGGGTGGTCGTGTACGGCGACGCCGGCCGCAACGAGGAGACCGCGACCTCGCTCGCCGAGACGATCGATTCGATCGGCGAAGAGGTCGCGGTCCGGGTCTCGCCGCTGGTACCCCGGCAGTACCGGGGCGTGCGGTGA
- a CDS encoding glycerophosphodiester phosphodiesterase family protein has translation MGATLPDPKHPWFQASDAPRVLAHRGLVPEGSTDLVENSFAAVAAAHAAGATYVESDCHVTVDGEVVLFHDDDLQRVAGDPRAVADVTFGELSVLMAGLGGVLTLTQALESFPTVRFNLDVKAPAAAEPVGRSVAAHSERVLLTSFSDERRHAALRAAVDAGAPVRPATSAGTRTITRLLLASGIRARRAVSRLLSDVDALQVPERHGRVPIVTPRLIETAHRHGVEIHVWTVNDPADMERLLDAGVDGLVTDRADIALPLAARRAA, from the coding sequence GTGGGAGCGACCCTGCCTGACCCGAAGCATCCGTGGTTCCAGGCCTCGGACGCGCCACGCGTGCTCGCCCACCGCGGCCTGGTCCCCGAGGGATCCACGGATCTCGTGGAGAATTCCTTCGCCGCGGTGGCAGCCGCCCACGCCGCCGGAGCGACCTACGTCGAGTCCGATTGCCATGTGACCGTCGACGGGGAAGTGGTGCTCTTCCATGACGACGATCTGCAGCGCGTCGCCGGCGATCCGCGCGCGGTCGCCGACGTGACCTTCGGCGAGCTGTCCGTACTCATGGCCGGGCTCGGCGGTGTTCTGACGCTCACCCAGGCGCTGGAGTCCTTCCCCACCGTGCGGTTCAATCTCGACGTCAAGGCACCCGCCGCCGCGGAACCGGTCGGGCGCAGCGTCGCCGCGCACAGTGAGCGGGTGCTCCTGACGAGCTTCTCCGACGAACGACGACACGCCGCGCTCCGGGCGGCCGTTGATGCCGGGGCACCCGTTCGACCGGCGACCTCGGCCGGCACCCGCACCATCACCCGTCTCCTCCTCGCATCCGGGATCAGGGCCCGCCGCGCCGTCTCCCGGCTTCTCTCCGACGTCGACGCGCTGCAGGTTCCCGAGCGTCACGGACGTGTGCCCATCGTCACTCCGCGTCTCATCGAGACCGCCCATCGCCACGGAGTCGAGATCCACGTGTGGACCGTGAACGATCCGGCGGATATGGAAAGGCTCCTCGACGCCGGGGTGGACGGACTCGTCACGGACCGCGCCGACATCGCGCTCCCCCTCGCCGCCCGTCGCGCGGCCTGA
- a CDS encoding RNA polymerase-binding protein RbpA, whose protein sequence is MADRSLRGIRLGAQSLQSEEGVVFHERVQHIYSCTSCGRDTTLTFAADAEVPQAWECRTCGSEALLRIGEGTATVDHSDEKAPRTHWDMLLERRTIPELEELLEERLAFVRARRGAADDTSKGKLSA, encoded by the coding sequence ATGGCAGACCGCAGTCTTCGCGGCATCCGACTCGGCGCCCAGAGCCTACAGAGCGAAGAGGGTGTCGTGTTCCATGAACGCGTACAGCACATCTACTCCTGCACGTCCTGCGGACGTGACACCACCCTGACCTTCGCGGCCGACGCCGAGGTGCCCCAGGCCTGGGAATGCCGCACGTGCGGCTCCGAGGCTCTCCTGCGCATCGGCGAGGGCACCGCGACGGTCGATCACAGCGACGAGAAGGCACCCCGTACCCACTGGGACATGCTCCTGGAACGGCGCACGATCCCTGAGCTCGAAGAGCTGCTCGAGGAGCGTCTCGCTTTCGTCCGTGCCCGCCGCGGCGCGGCCGACGACACCTCGAAGGGCAAGCTCAGCGCCTGA
- a CDS encoding NfeD family protein — translation MLPDLTQYLWIVWLVLAGVFIIIELLTLEFTFLMIGAGSLIGGLGVNLLGGPWWLQIAAAAAISALLLFTIRPLLLKILHRGEPARTNVDALYGMGGRVVASFVDGEGGSVRLDNGETWTARLAAGAVGAGVGVRVTVDRVLGATVEVSPATPVAPDPPEGNTP, via the coding sequence ATGCTGCCGGATCTCACGCAATATCTCTGGATCGTGTGGCTGGTGCTCGCGGGGGTCTTCATCATCATCGAGCTGCTCACGCTCGAGTTCACCTTCCTCATGATCGGCGCCGGGAGCCTCATCGGCGGCCTGGGGGTCAATCTCCTCGGCGGCCCGTGGTGGCTGCAGATCGCCGCGGCGGCGGCGATTTCGGCACTGCTGCTGTTCACCATCCGACCGCTGCTGCTGAAGATCCTCCATCGCGGGGAACCGGCGAGGACCAACGTCGATGCCCTCTACGGCATGGGCGGTCGCGTCGTCGCCTCATTCGTCGACGGCGAAGGCGGCTCGGTGCGCCTCGACAACGGCGAGACCTGGACGGCGCGTTTGGCCGCCGGCGCCGTCGGCGCCGGCGTCGGCGTGCGCGTCACGGTCGACCGGGTCCTCGGCGCGACCGTCGAGGTGAGCCCCGCCACGCCCGTCGCTCCCGACCCACCGGAAGGAAACACCCCGTGA
- a CDS encoding SDR family oxidoreductase: protein MSQTLAPGSLAGKTALVTGSSRGIGADTVRYLAEAGADVVINYRNKAPRAEKLATQLRDLGVRALVVGADLTDPDSVQAMFAEVEREFGRLDILVLNASGGMEAGMAEDYALRLNRDAQVSVLETALPLLGDGARVVFVTSHQAHFIRTTPTMPEYEPVALSKRAGEDALRERIPMLSERGVEFVVVSGDMIEGTITATLLERANPGAIASRRESAGRLYNVSEFAGEVARAAVDPIPDDNTRLVGDTASFAGE, encoded by the coding sequence ATGTCTCAGACCCTTGCTCCCGGATCGCTGGCAGGCAAGACCGCCCTCGTGACCGGATCCTCCCGCGGCATCGGAGCCGACACCGTCCGCTACCTCGCCGAGGCGGGCGCCGATGTCGTGATCAACTACCGCAACAAGGCGCCGCGCGCCGAGAAGCTCGCCACCCAGCTGCGCGACCTCGGAGTCCGCGCGCTCGTGGTCGGAGCCGATCTCACCGACCCCGACTCGGTGCAGGCGATGTTCGCCGAAGTCGAACGCGAGTTCGGTCGGCTGGACATCCTGGTCCTCAATGCCTCGGGCGGCATGGAGGCCGGCATGGCGGAGGACTATGCGCTCCGTCTCAACCGCGACGCCCAGGTGTCGGTCCTCGAGACCGCGCTGCCCCTCCTCGGAGATGGCGCTCGTGTCGTCTTCGTCACCAGTCACCAGGCGCACTTCATCCGAACGACGCCGACGATGCCCGAGTACGAGCCGGTCGCGCTGTCCAAGCGTGCGGGCGAAGACGCGCTGCGGGAGCGCATCCCGATGCTCTCCGAGCGTGGCGTGGAGTTCGTGGTCGTATCGGGCGACATGATCGAAGGCACCATCACCGCCACGCTCCTCGAGCGTGCGAACCCCGGCGCGATCGCCTCGCGACGCGAGTCGGCGGGACGGCTCTACAACGTCTCGGAGTTCGCCGGCGAAGTGGCCCGGGCCGCGGTGGATCCCATCCCCGACGACAACACGCGGCTCGTCGGCGACACCGCATCCTTCGCGGGGGAGTGA
- the lnt gene encoding apolipoprotein N-acyltransferase, whose amino-acid sequence MSVPSAVRAVPRPILPLWAAVLTAAVAGPTLDLAFPDVGWWPFAFVGVAFALVSLIGRSIGGAVLVGFVFGASFYLIHIIWITRYLGPIPWLALSGLQAILMGVGAIPVALAYRWLPRAMPARAAQLTVLPLLVGGLWTARELFMGSWPYTGFPWARIGMSQSESPLADIASWTGVAGLTFLMVTATAAIIEWLRAGRLRDVRTALPAMAAVVLLVAIPAFPTTPSGDLRVGAVQGNGPSAYFDERTPYAILNAQLAATAPLAEEDLDLLVWPEGGIDYDPLQDGTTAATLDALAEEFGVPLLVNAATDRGDLTFNTSMLWEAGAENPVAFHDKRNPVPMGEYVPDRWFFERIVPDLVGLIQREYTPGDNPPLIDVGDVGVGLAICFDVIYDAVIWEGARDGAELYVFQTNNADFRDTDENLQQLAFARMRAIETGRSVVNLSTVGTSQVIAPDGTTLDSLPAGTAGQMLADVPLRTGLTPAVVIGPAVQVLLGWGSLLALAVVGIALRVRERRQTKTPASEETGVDRDVKA is encoded by the coding sequence ATGAGCGTCCCGTCGGCGGTGCGTGCAGTGCCGCGTCCGATCCTCCCCCTGTGGGCGGCGGTCCTCACCGCCGCCGTCGCCGGCCCGACCCTCGATCTGGCCTTCCCCGACGTGGGGTGGTGGCCGTTCGCCTTCGTCGGCGTGGCCTTCGCCCTGGTGTCCCTCATCGGCCGAAGCATCGGCGGTGCCGTCCTCGTCGGCTTCGTCTTCGGCGCCTCCTTCTATCTCATCCACATCATCTGGATCACCCGCTATCTCGGCCCGATCCCGTGGCTGGCGCTGTCGGGTCTGCAGGCCATCCTCATGGGGGTGGGGGCGATCCCGGTCGCCCTCGCCTACCGCTGGTTGCCGCGGGCGATGCCCGCGCGAGCAGCACAGCTGACCGTTCTTCCGCTTCTGGTCGGCGGGCTGTGGACCGCCCGCGAACTGTTCATGGGTTCCTGGCCCTACACCGGGTTTCCGTGGGCGCGGATCGGGATGAGCCAGTCCGAGAGCCCGCTGGCGGACATCGCGTCGTGGACGGGTGTCGCGGGCCTCACCTTCCTCATGGTGACCGCCACCGCCGCGATCATCGAGTGGCTGCGGGCCGGTCGTCTTCGCGACGTTCGCACCGCGCTCCCCGCGATGGCGGCCGTGGTGCTGCTCGTGGCCATCCCGGCTTTCCCGACCACCCCGTCCGGTGATCTCCGCGTCGGCGCGGTGCAGGGCAATGGGCCCTCGGCCTACTTCGATGAACGCACGCCGTACGCGATCCTGAACGCCCAGCTCGCGGCGACCGCACCGCTGGCCGAAGAGGATCTCGATCTGCTCGTGTGGCCGGAGGGAGGGATCGACTACGACCCGCTGCAGGACGGCACCACAGCGGCGACCCTCGACGCCCTGGCAGAGGAGTTCGGCGTACCGCTGCTCGTCAACGCGGCCACGGACCGCGGCGACCTGACGTTCAACACGTCGATGCTGTGGGAGGCCGGGGCGGAGAATCCCGTCGCGTTCCACGACAAGCGCAACCCGGTCCCGATGGGGGAGTACGTCCCGGACCGGTGGTTCTTCGAACGGATCGTTCCCGATCTCGTCGGTCTGATCCAGCGCGAGTACACCCCCGGCGACAACCCCCCTCTCATCGACGTCGGTGACGTGGGAGTCGGGCTGGCGATCTGCTTCGATGTCATCTACGACGCCGTCATCTGGGAGGGTGCGCGCGATGGCGCGGAGCTGTACGTGTTCCAGACGAACAACGCCGACTTCCGCGATACCGATGAGAACCTGCAGCAGCTCGCCTTCGCGCGGATGCGCGCGATCGAGACCGGCCGTTCCGTGGTGAACCTCTCCACGGTCGGCACCAGCCAGGTGATCGCCCCGGACGGGACGACCCTCGACAGCCTGCCGGCGGGTACCGCCGGTCAGATGCTCGCCGACGTTCCGCTGCGCACCGGTCTCACACCCGCCGTCGTGATCGGCCCCGCCGTGCAGGTGCTGCTGGGTTGGGGGAGTCTCCTGGCCCTCGCCGTGGTCGGCATCGCGCTGCGGGTGCGCGAGCGCAGGCAGACGAAGACGCCGGCCTCCGAGGAGACCGGCGTCGACAGGGACGTCAAGGCCTGA
- a CDS encoding DUF308 domain-containing protein — protein sequence MSTGTGEKSLTSTVRVALGIVGAIALIFGLLILIWPQKAFGVVTFLLAIYAIIAGLVYIGLGAFSRERGGWSRIGYIVLGVLFVIAGVVAFLNFGAATDWLLLLVGLMIGITWVVEGIVSLSTLSDASSKGWTIFFAIISIVAGVVVMFAPIWGALIVWLFFGVSLVILGIIQIIRALRFGRV from the coding sequence ATGTCCACCGGCACCGGGGAGAAGTCCCTCACCAGCACCGTCCGGGTCGCCCTCGGCATCGTCGGCGCGATCGCGCTGATCTTCGGTCTGCTCATCCTCATCTGGCCACAGAAGGCGTTCGGTGTCGTCACCTTCCTGCTCGCCATCTACGCCATCATCGCCGGACTGGTCTACATCGGCCTCGGTGCGTTCTCGCGGGAGCGAGGCGGCTGGTCGAGAATCGGCTACATCGTCCTCGGCGTGCTGTTCGTCATCGCCGGCGTCGTGGCCTTCCTCAACTTCGGTGCGGCCACCGACTGGCTGCTCCTTCTCGTCGGGCTCATGATCGGCATCACGTGGGTGGTCGAGGGGATCGTCTCGCTCTCCACCCTGTCGGACGCGTCGTCGAAGGGCTGGACGATCTTCTTCGCGATCATCAGCATCGTCGCCGGCGTCGTGGTGATGTTCGCCCCCATCTGGGGCGCCCTCATCGTCTGGCTGTTCTTCGGCGTCTCGCTGGTGATCCTGGGCATCATCCAGATCATCCGCGCCCTGCGCTTCGGTCGCGTCTGA
- a CDS encoding alanine racemase C-terminal domain-containing protein, with translation MSVDPLRPTAESSRGAAAPVAAQLDPRPVALIRGSALAHNLRIARDAGLLVVDRDVLDADAWGHGADIVERAVSSAGMAWAESGGDAALAGAWLFGLPGSPGRPVMALTGRVIATKLLREGEGVSYGYTFRAPSDTTIALVSGGYGQGVVRHLGNRVAVRVEGRDAPVVGRVAMDVCVVDLGPRAVVPPGAPAVFFGDPDRGEPSLGRWTTATGLDAGEILAIVGVRARREAA, from the coding sequence ATGTCGGTGGATCCTCTGCGTCCGACTGCCGAGTCCTCACGGGGCGCTGCCGCCCCCGTCGCGGCGCAGCTGGACCCCCGGCCCGTGGCCCTCATCCGAGGATCTGCCCTTGCGCACAACCTTCGGATCGCCCGCGACGCCGGGCTCCTCGTGGTCGATCGCGACGTCCTCGATGCCGACGCCTGGGGTCACGGTGCCGACATCGTCGAGCGCGCGGTGTCATCGGCGGGCATGGCGTGGGCGGAGAGCGGGGGAGACGCCGCGCTCGCGGGCGCGTGGCTGTTCGGCCTCCCCGGATCACCCGGTCGGCCCGTCATGGCGCTCACGGGCCGGGTGATCGCGACCAAGCTCCTGCGGGAAGGGGAGGGTGTCTCCTACGGGTACACCTTCCGGGCCCCGTCGGACACCACCATCGCCCTCGTCAGCGGCGGCTACGGGCAGGGTGTGGTGCGCCATCTCGGCAACAGGGTGGCCGTCCGCGTCGAGGGGCGCGATGCGCCCGTCGTCGGTCGGGTGGCGATGGACGTCTGCGTGGTCGACCTCGGGCCGCGGGCCGTCGTCCCTCCGGGAGCGCCGGCGGTGTTCTTCGGCGATCCCGATCGGGGGGAGCCGTCGCTGGGGCGGTGGACCACGGCGACGGGACTGGACGCCGGTGAGATCCTCGCGATCGTCGGTGTTCGCGCTCGTCGGGAGGCGGCATGA
- a CDS encoding S9 family peptidase gives MGPTDIQKLLGVGRPALSSQGGFAVFSVSRPDLPANRTVGQLWRIDLPDGAPRRLTRGVLDTAPVLSPDDTRLAFLRPDARGRSQVFVVAPAGGEPVQATDAPLGVGEVVWTTDGRSLVYTARMPEDGRYGTVEGLDAAAEAPRRITGVRWNANGLGYLADRPAQIFVIAAPEVDSEPFYDPAPAVRDEDVAARPTVIGATPRALTDGDLSWSTLAVAGEEVLAVPDRIEVDRRDLRTPVIAHHLDGSGRREVLGTDANLSVTGLAVADDGTVAALASDVGSAGTDFVAPGTALFVIAAGEARVLTDPETIDLGEVGSHLTPIGDDVLVQDRRRGRVRLLRVARDGSAATVIDGDREVLGHAASGSVIVAAVATPDSFGEMVLAGPGEPRVLTAFGASAAAAGIVEPRELTVRGRDGYPVHGWVARPDGDGPFPVVLQIHGGPYASYGVHLFDETQVLVDAGYAVVYCNPRGSAGYGRAHGRAIRQAMGTLDHHDVIDFLDGALESDPTLDAGRLGIMGGSYGGYLTAWIIAHDHRFRGAIVERGFLEPTSFQGTSDIGSFFGDEYVGVDPELIAAQSPMAVVGQVRTPTLVMHAEEDHRCPLEQATRYYSALTRAGVPSEMLLFPGENHELTRSGRPRHRVERFDAVLEWWARHLPVA, from the coding sequence GTGGGCCCCACCGACATCCAGAAGCTCCTCGGGGTCGGGCGGCCCGCACTCTCGTCGCAGGGCGGGTTCGCGGTCTTCTCCGTCAGCCGTCCCGACCTCCCGGCCAACCGGACGGTCGGTCAGCTGTGGCGGATCGACCTGCCCGACGGTGCTCCGCGCCGGCTCACGCGTGGCGTTCTCGACACGGCCCCAGTGCTCTCGCCCGATGACACGCGCTTGGCGTTCCTCCGGCCGGATGCCCGGGGTCGCTCACAGGTCTTCGTGGTCGCCCCGGCCGGGGGCGAGCCGGTGCAGGCCACCGATGCCCCGCTCGGGGTCGGCGAGGTCGTCTGGACGACGGACGGCCGCTCCCTGGTCTACACCGCACGGATGCCCGAGGACGGACGGTACGGCACCGTCGAAGGATTGGATGCCGCGGCCGAGGCGCCTCGGCGGATCACCGGCGTGCGCTGGAACGCGAACGGTCTCGGCTACCTCGCCGACCGTCCGGCGCAGATCTTCGTGATCGCCGCGCCGGAGGTCGACAGCGAGCCGTTCTACGACCCCGCGCCCGCCGTGCGCGACGAGGATGTAGCAGCGCGCCCGACCGTGATCGGCGCGACCCCGCGTGCGCTCACCGACGGCGACCTCAGCTGGTCGACCCTGGCGGTGGCGGGCGAGGAGGTGCTGGCCGTTCCCGATCGGATCGAAGTCGACCGTCGAGACCTGCGCACCCCCGTCATCGCGCATCACCTCGACGGCTCCGGGCGCCGCGAGGTGCTCGGAACCGATGCGAACCTGTCGGTGACGGGTCTTGCCGTCGCGGACGACGGCACGGTGGCCGCCCTCGCCTCCGACGTGGGCTCCGCGGGAACGGACTTCGTCGCGCCCGGCACCGCGCTGTTCGTGATCGCCGCGGGGGAGGCCCGAGTCCTCACCGATCCCGAGACGATCGACCTGGGCGAGGTCGGAAGTCACCTCACCCCGATCGGCGACGACGTCCTCGTTCAGGATCGGCGCCGCGGGCGCGTCCGGCTCCTCCGCGTTGCCCGCGACGGATCGGCCGCCACGGTCATCGACGGCGACCGCGAGGTGCTCGGTCATGCGGCATCCGGCTCCGTCATCGTCGCCGCCGTCGCCACCCCCGACTCGTTCGGCGAGATGGTCCTCGCCGGGCCCGGTGAGCCCCGCGTGCTGACCGCGTTCGGAGCCTCCGCGGCCGCAGCGGGAATCGTCGAGCCGCGCGAGCTGACCGTTCGCGGTCGCGACGGCTACCCGGTGCACGGCTGGGTCGCCCGGCCCGACGGGGACGGGCCCTTCCCCGTCGTCCTCCAGATCCACGGGGGACCCTACGCCAGCTATGGCGTCCATCTCTTCGACGAGACCCAGGTCCTCGTCGACGCGGGCTACGCCGTGGTCTACTGCAACCCGCGCGGGTCTGCCGGCTACGGCCGCGCGCACGGTCGCGCCATCCGCCAGGCGATGGGGACGCTCGACCATCACGACGTCATCGATTTCCTCGACGGCGCGCTGGAGTCCGATCCGACTCTCGATGCCGGGCGACTCGGCATCATGGGCGGCTCGTACGGCGGTTACCTCACCGCGTGGATCATCGCGCACGACCACAGATTCCGCGGAGCGATCGTCGAGCGCGGCTTCCTCGAGCCGACGTCGTTCCAAGGGACGAGCGACATCGGCTCGTTCTTCGGCGACGAATACGTCGGCGTCGACCCCGAGCTCATCGCCGCGCAGAGTCCCATGGCGGTCGTCGGGCAGGTGCGCACGCCCACCCTCGTGATGCACGCCGAGGAAGACCATCGGTGCCCGCTGGAGCAGGCGACGCGCTACTACTCGGCGCTCACGCGTGCGGGGGTTCCGAGCGAGATGCTGCTCTTCCCCGGCGAGAACCACGAGCTCACCCGGAGCGGCCGGCCCCGCCACCGCGTCGAACGCTTCGACGCGGTGCTGGAGTGGTGGGCGCGTCACCTGCCCGTCGCCTGA
- a CDS encoding sugar-transfer associated ATP-grasp domain-containing protein has protein sequence MPSTGLGLSSRLRYLAYRARRINVGSVWERARETSALHGKWTPAIVVDMLFSAGFRQVGFQDYIDYDFAILNRRERATFMTHPFSNQLSQRFDHPDFRHLFQDKIEFDRAFSEHLHREWMVVEPDNADEVRAFTERHGTIVTKEPIGQAGTGVHRYHAADIDDWTAFHHGLHDRGELLIEEVIVQHPDLAAVCPGTVNTTRVTAFFDGERTHILAIAQKFGRGAVSDQMSFGGFYTMLDDDGRAVGPGYDSHGHVHITHPDSGFRIADFQLPMMAEVVAFVDRVARVVPQVQYVGWDIVVTPTGPVLVEGNWGAGVYENKPSVTGIRTGHKARYLAATGLG, from the coding sequence ATGCCCTCGACCGGTCTCGGCCTCTCCTCCCGCCTTCGCTACCTCGCCTACCGCGCGCGGAGGATCAACGTGGGCTCGGTGTGGGAGCGGGCCAGGGAAACCTCCGCGCTGCACGGCAAGTGGACGCCCGCCATCGTGGTGGACATGCTCTTCTCCGCGGGGTTCCGTCAGGTGGGCTTCCAGGACTACATCGACTACGACTTCGCGATCCTGAACCGTCGTGAGCGGGCGACGTTCATGACGCACCCCTTCTCCAATCAGCTGTCGCAGCGCTTCGACCACCCCGACTTCCGCCACCTGTTCCAGGACAAGATCGAGTTCGACCGCGCTTTCTCCGAGCACCTGCACCGGGAGTGGATGGTGGTCGAACCCGACAACGCCGACGAGGTCCGCGCCTTCACCGAGCGCCACGGGACCATCGTCACCAAGGAACCGATCGGTCAGGCCGGAACCGGCGTCCACAGGTACCACGCCGCCGACATCGACGACTGGACAGCATTCCACCACGGGCTTCACGACCGGGGCGAGCTCCTCATCGAAGAGGTCATCGTGCAGCATCCCGACCTCGCCGCGGTCTGCCCGGGGACGGTGAACACCACGCGTGTGACGGCGTTCTTCGACGGGGAGCGCACCCACATCCTCGCGATCGCGCAGAAGTTCGGTCGCGGCGCGGTCAGCGACCAGATGTCGTTCGGCGGCTTCTACACGATGCTCGACGACGACGGTCGCGCCGTGGGTCCCGGCTACGACTCGCACGGCCACGTGCACATCACCCATCCGGACTCCGGATTCCGGATCGCCGATTTCCAGCTGCCGATGATGGCCGAGGTCGTCGCGTTCGTCGACCGCGTCGCCCGCGTCGTCCCTCAGGTGCAGTACGTCGGATGGGACATCGTGGTGACCCCCACCGGTCCGGTGCTGGTCGAGGGGAACTGGGGAGCCGGCGTGTACGAGAACAAGCCGAGCGTCACCGGCATCCGCACCGGACACAAGGCCCGCTATCTGGCCGCGACCGGGCTGGGCTGA
- a CDS encoding SPFH domain-containing protein, translated as MIDPGAFIGQIFVIVLLVVLAIFVVVVLFRSIRIIPQAYAGIVERLGRYQRTLSPGLNILVPFVDRLRPLVDMREQVVSFPPQPVITEDNLVVSIDTVVYFQVNDARAATYEIANYLSAVEQLTTTTLRNVVGGLNLEEALTSRDNINGQLRVVLDEATGKWGLRVSRVELKAIDPPTSIQDSMEKQMRAERDRRAAILTAEGTKQSQILEAEGRRQAEILRAEGDKQAAVLRAQGEAEAIEMVFGAIHAGEPDDKLLAYQYLQTLPKISESPSNKLWIIPSELTEALKGIGNALGGRDEGGSTATPGSARRPTTAARRAEYSAASDAAVAAAREAASDADAIANEARSTTPGAVRADAPTPTPTEGGSDPA; from the coding sequence GTGATCGATCCCGGCGCCTTCATCGGCCAGATCTTCGTCATCGTCCTCCTCGTCGTCCTGGCGATCTTCGTCGTGGTGGTGCTCTTCCGGTCGATCCGGATCATCCCGCAGGCCTACGCCGGGATCGTCGAGCGGCTCGGGCGCTACCAGCGGACACTGTCGCCCGGGCTGAACATCCTGGTCCCGTTCGTCGATCGCCTTCGCCCTCTGGTGGACATGCGCGAACAGGTCGTGTCCTTCCCCCCGCAGCCGGTCATCACCGAGGACAACCTGGTGGTCTCGATCGACACGGTCGTCTACTTCCAGGTGAACGACGCCCGCGCGGCGACCTACGAGATCGCCAACTACCTCAGCGCGGTGGAGCAGCTGACCACCACGACGCTTCGCAACGTGGTCGGGGGGCTCAACCTCGAAGAGGCGCTCACGAGCCGTGACAACATCAACGGCCAGCTTCGCGTGGTGCTGGATGAGGCCACGGGCAAGTGGGGCCTGCGGGTCTCGCGCGTCGAGCTGAAGGCCATCGATCCGCCGACCTCGATCCAGGACTCGATGGAGAAGCAGATGCGCGCCGAGCGCGACCGCCGTGCGGCGATCCTGACCGCCGAGGGCACGAAGCAGTCCCAGATCCTCGAGGCCGAGGGTCGACGCCAGGCCGAGATCTTGCGGGCCGAGGGAGACAAGCAGGCGGCGGTGCTGCGCGCACAGGGCGAGGCCGAGGCCATCGAGATGGTCTTCGGAGCCATTCATGCGGGCGAGCCGGATGACAAGCTGCTGGCCTACCAGTACCTGCAGACCCTGCCGAAGATCAGCGAGAGCCCGTCGAACAAGCTGTGGATCATCCCCAGCGAACTGACCGAAGCACTCAAGGGCATCGGCAATGCGCTCGGCGGGCGCGACGAGGGCGGATCGACGGCGACGCCCGGAAGCGCGCGACGCCCCACGACTGCTGCACGCCGTGCCGAGTATTCCGCCGCCTCGGATGCGGCCGTCGCTGCCGCGCGCGAAGCGGCGTCGGACGCTGATGCGATCGCCAACGAGGCCCGTTCCACCACACCGGGGGCGGTCCGTGCCGACGCCCCGACCCCGACTCCGACCGAGGGTGGGAGCGACCCTGCCTGA